In Terriglobus sp. TAA 43, a single window of DNA contains:
- a CDS encoding TetR/AcrR family transcriptional regulator — protein sequence MAERILKTAEELMVQRGYSAFSYADIADAVKIKKPSIHHHFPTKAGLVVAVLKSYRKRLMEATEMLDSQIKNPWKRLEAYVQYWEGCIRDRTAPFCIAALLAAELPSLPEEVQAEVILHFQTLSGWMERVLNEGVKANVIHLDAPAATEAQTLMAIVHGAMLTARTTGNCEVFQLVTSAALQRIAKR from the coding sequence ATGGCAGAACGGATTCTTAAGACCGCAGAAGAACTGATGGTGCAACGGGGGTATTCGGCGTTCAGTTATGCCGATATCGCGGATGCGGTGAAGATCAAGAAGCCCAGTATTCATCATCATTTTCCGACGAAGGCCGGGCTTGTTGTGGCCGTTCTGAAGTCGTATCGGAAGCGATTGATGGAAGCGACGGAGATGCTTGATTCGCAGATCAAGAATCCCTGGAAGCGGCTGGAAGCCTACGTCCAGTACTGGGAGGGATGCATACGGGACCGCACGGCTCCGTTCTGCATTGCTGCGCTGCTGGCGGCCGAACTGCCGTCACTCCCCGAGGAAGTGCAGGCCGAAGTGATCCTGCATTTCCAGACGCTAAGCGGATGGATGGAGCGCGTTCTGAATGAGGGCGTGAAGGCCAACGTGATCCATCTCGATGCTCCTGCAGCGACCGAAGCGCAGACGCTGATGGCGATTGTGCATGGGGCCATGCTCACAGCGCGCACCACTGGCAATTGCGAGGTCTTTCAGCTTGTAACCAGCGCGGCCCTTCAACGGATCGCAAAACGCTAA
- the tpiA gene encoding triose-phosphate isomerase: MSTRKKIIAGNWKMYKTPRESLEFLNAFLPKVHDHERDEIIIFPTATSLSTVIDRVRGTHLFAGAQTMHWLNEGPYTGQTSPNMLTSIGATHVLLGHSERRLYANETYEHVNLKIKAAIAHDLIPVLCLGELLVDRQGGFTRDIIMAQMGAALSNIPAENATQIVIAYEPVWAIGTGSTASPEIANEVHSIIRAQLERVFNADIANNARILYGGSVKPENSAALLTQPDIDGLLVGGASLDPACFAKIVHTKY, encoded by the coding sequence GTGTCCACACGCAAGAAGATCATTGCCGGCAATTGGAAGATGTACAAAACTCCGCGCGAATCGCTGGAGTTTTTGAATGCGTTTCTGCCGAAGGTCCACGACCATGAACGGGACGAGATCATCATCTTTCCCACGGCAACGTCGCTTTCGACCGTGATTGACCGCGTACGCGGCACACACTTGTTTGCTGGTGCCCAGACGATGCACTGGCTCAATGAAGGACCGTATACCGGTCAGACTTCGCCTAATATGCTTACCAGCATTGGTGCGACGCATGTCTTGCTGGGGCACTCTGAGCGCCGCCTGTATGCCAACGAAACCTATGAGCACGTGAATCTGAAGATCAAGGCTGCCATCGCGCACGATCTGATACCGGTGCTTTGCCTGGGTGAGCTGCTGGTAGATCGTCAAGGCGGATTTACTCGGGACATCATCATGGCGCAGATGGGTGCTGCGCTGTCGAACATTCCTGCTGAAAACGCCACGCAGATTGTGATTGCGTACGAACCGGTCTGGGCCATCGGCACTGGATCCACGGCGTCGCCAGAGATTGCGAACGAGGTACACAGCATCATCCGTGCGCAACTAGAACGTGTATTCAACGCCGATATTGCGAACAATGCTCGCATTCTCTACGGTGGTTCTGTGAAGCCGGAAAACAGCGCAGCACTGCTGACTCAGCCGGATATCGATGGACTTCTTGTGGGCGGCGCGAGCCTTGATCCGGCTTGCTTTGCGAAGATCGTTCATACGAAATATTGA
- a CDS encoding CPBP family intramembrane glutamic endopeptidase, whose product MTEPQPNEPSVTHEGFRPEDHFVIRSQSDEASPASALHSDVFTNTTFTRSPSDVPHDLLTHQPRQPNLGYSAALLGIGVLALFAVSVFIGIIGFITHTKLLASSASLPLTSILIEAVTFLITYGIAYIAFPRFWQRPFGQVIHWNPAVAKEHVPQLIGVGIALSIVAQALESLLTLPKEMPVDAFFKQPSTLWIIAIFGTFVAPVCEEVFFRGFLLRGFAIFFDWIALPKTDEAREWWQSTTGLSQRSMILSGVLTSGLFAAMHAAQLGWAWNAVGVLWVVGGGLTYIRIRYNSVAASSVVHAAYNGLLFAIMFVITGGFRHLDKLANH is encoded by the coding sequence GTGACGGAACCTCAACCGAATGAACCCAGCGTCACACACGAGGGCTTCCGTCCGGAAGACCACTTCGTCATTCGCTCCCAAAGCGATGAAGCCTCTCCTGCGTCCGCGCTGCATTCCGATGTCTTCACCAACACGACCTTCACGCGTTCCCCAAGCGATGTGCCGCACGATCTGCTGACGCATCAACCACGCCAGCCGAATCTCGGCTACTCCGCCGCCCTGCTTGGCATTGGTGTTCTGGCACTCTTTGCGGTCTCCGTCTTCATCGGCATCATCGGCTTCATCACCCACACCAAGCTGCTGGCAAGCTCTGCATCGCTTCCTCTCACCAGCATCCTGATTGAAGCGGTCACCTTCCTCATCACCTACGGCATCGCGTACATCGCATTCCCGCGCTTCTGGCAGCGTCCCTTTGGACAGGTCATCCACTGGAATCCTGCGGTGGCAAAGGAGCACGTGCCGCAACTCATCGGCGTTGGTATCGCGCTGAGCATCGTGGCGCAGGCGTTGGAGAGCCTCTTAACGCTGCCCAAGGAAATGCCAGTCGACGCCTTCTTCAAGCAGCCGTCAACGCTTTGGATCATCGCCATCTTCGGCACGTTCGTTGCCCCTGTCTGCGAAGAAGTCTTCTTCCGCGGATTCCTGCTGCGCGGCTTCGCCATCTTCTTCGACTGGATTGCACTGCCAAAGACCGACGAAGCACGCGAATGGTGGCAATCCACCACTGGCCTGTCACAGCGCAGCATGATCCTGAGCGGCGTTCTCACCAGTGGCCTCTTCGCTGCCATGCACGCAGCGCAGCTGGGATGGGCCTGGAACGCAGTCGGAGTGTTGTGGGTAGTTGGCGGCGGACTCACCTACATCCGCATCCGTTACAACTCCGTCGCCGCCAGTTCCGTCGTGCACGCTGCTTACAACGGACTTCTGTTTGCCATCATGTTCGTCATCACCGGCGGATTCCGCCATCTCGACAAACTCGCAAATCACTGA
- the pgk gene encoding phosphoglycerate kinase has product MATLSIRDLDLHGKRVFLRVDFNVPLSKDGGEILDDTRIRETLPTIEYALRHKARLILAAHLGRPKGERVESMSLRPVVDRLRMLLDSDLGLSRNVAFSPDCVGEIAEELVDKLEYGQALLLENLRFHKEEEKNDPAFAKKLASLADIYVNDAFGAAHRAHASTEGITHFVKQSASGLLMDKELNYLGKALESPDKPFVAIIGGAKVSDKIEVIDNLLNKVDAIIVGGGMAYTFLNAQGQKTGKSLLEADKIDVAAAALKKAEEKGVKFLLPVDHILADKFAPDAKTELFDGTGDFPADLMALDIGPKSIKLFTDEIAEARTIVWNGPMGVFEMPAFAKGTMAVAHAVADNIDATSIVGGGDSVSAAHMAQVTDKITHISTGGGASLEFLEGKTLPGVAALTQK; this is encoded by the coding sequence ATGGCAACGCTTTCGATCCGCGATCTCGATCTCCACGGCAAGCGCGTCTTTTTGCGCGTCGACTTCAACGTACCGCTTTCCAAGGATGGCGGCGAAATTCTGGATGACACGCGTATTCGCGAGACGCTTCCTACGATTGAATATGCCCTGCGGCATAAGGCTCGGTTGATTCTTGCGGCGCACCTGGGGCGTCCTAAGGGCGAGCGCGTGGAGTCGATGAGTTTGCGGCCGGTGGTGGATCGCCTGCGCATGCTGCTGGATTCGGACCTGGGGCTTTCGCGCAATGTGGCTTTCTCACCGGACTGCGTGGGCGAGATTGCGGAAGAACTCGTAGACAAGCTGGAGTACGGGCAGGCGCTGCTGTTGGAGAATCTTCGCTTTCATAAGGAAGAGGAGAAGAACGATCCGGCATTTGCGAAGAAGCTGGCGTCGCTGGCAGATATCTACGTGAACGACGCGTTTGGTGCGGCGCATCGTGCGCATGCTTCGACAGAAGGCATTACGCATTTTGTGAAGCAGTCGGCCAGCGGCCTGTTGATGGATAAGGAACTTAACTATCTGGGCAAGGCGCTGGAGTCGCCGGATAAGCCTTTTGTGGCCATCATTGGCGGAGCTAAGGTGAGCGACAAGATCGAGGTGATCGACAACCTGCTGAACAAGGTGGATGCGATCATTGTGGGCGGCGGCATGGCTTACACGTTCCTGAATGCGCAGGGACAGAAGACCGGCAAGAGCCTGCTGGAGGCCGACAAGATTGACGTGGCTGCCGCTGCGTTGAAGAAGGCTGAGGAGAAGGGTGTGAAGTTCCTGCTGCCTGTGGATCACATCCTTGCCGATAAGTTTGCGCCTGATGCGAAGACGGAACTGTTTGATGGCACTGGCGACTTCCCTGCTGACTTGATGGCGTTGGATATTGGTCCGAAGTCGATCAAGCTGTTCACCGACGAGATCGCGGAGGCTCGCACCATTGTTTGGAATGGGCCGATGGGTGTGTTTGAGATGCCCGCGTTTGCCAAGGGCACCATGGCGGTTGCGCATGCTGTGGCGGACAACATTGATGCGACCAGCATTGTTGGTGGCGGCGACTCCGTTTCCGCGGCGCATATGGCCCAGGTGACCGACAAGATCACGCATATCTCCACTGGCGGTGGCGCTTCGCTGGAGTTCCTGGAAGGCAAGACGCTTCCTGGGGTGGCTGCACTTACGCAGAAGTAA
- a CDS encoding BlaI/MecI/CopY family transcriptional regulator codes for MPRNRSNTLTEAELRLMRLLWQIGECSVQDLVSAMPEAQRLAYTSVLTTIRILETKGYVEHRQEGRAFVYTATVAEQDAQQSEVRHVMHRFFGNSRERLMLALLGDGEVSPDELDKLKQAIAEAEAAAAKRGAEQEEAE; via the coding sequence ATGCCGAGGAACCGCTCCAACACGCTGACCGAAGCCGAACTAAGGCTGATGCGCCTGCTCTGGCAGATTGGCGAATGCTCGGTACAGGATCTCGTCTCCGCAATGCCGGAAGCACAACGCCTCGCATACACATCGGTCCTCACCACCATCCGCATCCTGGAAACCAAGGGTTACGTAGAACACCGCCAGGAAGGTCGCGCCTTCGTATACACGGCCACAGTAGCCGAACAGGATGCGCAGCAGAGCGAAGTGCGTCACGTAATGCATCGCTTCTTCGGCAACAGCCGCGAACGCCTGATGCTTGCACTGCTCGGCGACGGCGAAGTGAGCCCCGATGAACTGGACAAGCTCAAGCAGGCCATTGCCGAAGCAGAAGCCGCCGCAGCGAAGCGCGGTGCCGAGCAGGAGGAAGCGGAATGA
- a CDS encoding trypsin-like peptidase domain-containing protein, with product MSATTNSLVDKKNVRRFALPGSLAAVAVLGSAMAFHGMGGVHAGAVTAAALDDQSVSSLSALDQDMERLAARVTPAVVNVAVTSRGGAEDDDDSDGQAQQQIDPSQIPPQLRQFFGLGGGGGRGQGRMQPQQKPLRHGVGSGVIISSDGYIITNNHVVEGATQIKVTLHDRRVLTGKVLGTDKLTDIAVIKVDAHDLPAISWGDSGKLQPGQTVLAFGSPFGVLQFSVTRGIVSAVNRPAPFSSDARTPGGLIQTDAAVNPGNSGGPLVNARGELVGINQMIATNSGSFAGASFAIPSSTAKAIADQIIKTGSVHHGYLGIAMNDVTPENAQFFNLTDALGAIVSQVSPGSPAASAGMKNGDVITSINGKPVENGSALQVDVAQMTPGTKINLGISRSGQHQSVNVTLGEYNKDKEVASNDGDGGGKQGNSGKLGVAMSDLTPDIRQQMNIPANVNGAAVAQVRPGSPAEEAGLQPGDVIMEVNRKATASADQVASNIKASPDGKNVLLLVWSNGGASYRVVTPNAG from the coding sequence ATGTCCGCAACAACTAATTCCTTAGTAGACAAGAAGAACGTTCGCCGTTTTGCTCTGCCTGGATCGCTTGCCGCTGTGGCGGTGCTGGGTTCTGCGATGGCTTTCCATGGCATGGGTGGTGTGCATGCCGGTGCTGTAACTGCTGCCGCGCTGGATGACCAAAGCGTGTCTTCGCTATCCGCGTTAGATCAGGATATGGAGCGACTGGCTGCACGTGTTACGCCTGCTGTTGTCAACGTGGCTGTGACCAGCCGCGGCGGCGCTGAGGATGATGACGATAGCGATGGTCAGGCACAGCAGCAGATTGATCCGTCGCAGATTCCTCCGCAGCTACGCCAGTTCTTTGGACTGGGTGGTGGCGGTGGTCGCGGACAGGGACGCATGCAGCCGCAGCAAAAGCCGCTGCGTCATGGTGTGGGTTCGGGGGTGATCATCTCGTCAGACGGCTATATCATCACGAACAACCATGTGGTGGAAGGCGCGACGCAGATCAAGGTGACGCTGCATGATCGCCGCGTGCTAACCGGCAAGGTGCTGGGCACGGATAAGCTGACGGACATTGCGGTGATCAAGGTGGACGCGCATGATCTGCCTGCGATTTCGTGGGGCGATAGCGGCAAGCTGCAGCCGGGACAGACGGTGCTGGCATTTGGTAGCCCGTTTGGCGTGCTGCAGTTCAGCGTGACGCGCGGCATTGTGTCGGCGGTGAACCGTCCTGCTCCGTTCTCATCGGACGCTCGTACGCCGGGTGGTTTGATTCAGACAGATGCTGCTGTTAACCCCGGAAACAGCGGTGGTCCGCTGGTGAATGCGCGTGGCGAACTGGTGGGCATTAACCAGATGATCGCGACGAACAGCGGTAGCTTTGCTGGTGCGAGCTTTGCGATTCCGTCTTCGACGGCCAAGGCGATTGCAGATCAGATCATCAAGACAGGCAGCGTTCACCATGGCTACCTGGGCATTGCGATGAACGATGTGACGCCGGAGAATGCGCAGTTCTTTAACCTGACGGATGCGCTGGGCGCGATTGTGTCGCAGGTGTCGCCGGGTTCACCTGCTGCGAGTGCGGGGATGAAGAACGGCGATGTGATCACGAGCATCAACGGAAAGCCTGTCGAAAATGGCAGCGCGTTGCAGGTGGATGTGGCGCAGATGACGCCGGGAACGAAGATCAACCTGGGCATCAGCCGCAGCGGTCAGCACCAGAGCGTGAACGTGACGCTGGGTGAGTACAACAAGGACAAGGAAGTGGCCAGCAACGATGGTGACGGCGGCGGTAAGCAAGGCAACAGCGGCAAGCTGGGTGTTGCCATGAGCGACCTCACACCGGACATCCGCCAGCAGATGAACATTCCTGCGAACGTGAACGGCGCAGCGGTGGCACAGGTTCGTCCTGGGTCGCCTGCGGAAGAAGCGGGGCTGCAGCCGGGCGACGTGATCATGGAAGTGAATCGCAAGGCGACGGCTTCCGCGGATCAGGTGGCTAGCAACATCAAGGCCTCTCCTGATGGCAAGAATGTGTTGCTGCTGGTTTGGTCGAATGGTGGTGCGAGCTATCGCGTGGTGACGCCGAACGCTGGTTAA
- a CDS encoding M56 family metallopeptidase: protein MTPVLTHISSVMATSWAASLWQGLALSLLAVALLRLMPRASAALRHSILLAVFAAATLLPFLHLPTHVTAMAPQASSAAIRIAPWFAAAIAAVWLAASLFRAVSLGMAWMHLRQVRRNATPIAVETMDTFTAGNRLATLCSSSQVSSPAILGFFRPVLLLPEWLVPTLSADELRQIAAHECEHLRRRDDWINLALQIGLVLMPLNPALLWLNRRIAEQRELACDAAVVASTAQPLAYAASLTRIAEQRMQQNGLRLALAALGRRSELAQRVHALLREPAAAWSRKQSTAACSLAAFALLAASAGLSRVPHLIRVAPAEMVQPDVAVTTPAKAIELYHQKSVTATPEGRMVPAAFEVPPVRKPAHPVAKTKLKHAEEATETVAPKANTPRFVRTAATVIRKPRMMKAAEQDDMQPRFITTEFVQPYVAVPVRGGWLLIEL, encoded by the coding sequence ATGACTCCTGTACTGACACACATCTCTTCCGTAATGGCGACGTCATGGGCTGCAAGCCTATGGCAAGGCCTCGCACTGTCGTTGCTCGCAGTAGCACTGCTGCGGTTGATGCCAAGGGCATCTGCAGCACTCCGTCACAGCATCCTGCTGGCAGTGTTCGCGGCTGCAACCCTGCTTCCCTTCCTGCACCTGCCGACGCACGTAACCGCAATGGCGCCGCAGGCATCGTCTGCAGCCATCCGCATAGCTCCATGGTTTGCAGCAGCCATCGCAGCGGTCTGGTTGGCAGCGTCCCTATTCCGCGCGGTGAGTCTCGGCATGGCATGGATGCACCTGCGCCAGGTTCGCCGCAACGCCACACCGATTGCGGTGGAGACAATGGACACATTCACCGCGGGCAACCGTCTCGCGACGCTATGCTCGTCCTCGCAGGTGAGTTCACCTGCCATCCTCGGCTTCTTCCGGCCAGTACTCTTACTCCCGGAATGGCTCGTACCAACGCTGTCCGCCGACGAGCTCCGCCAGATCGCCGCACACGAGTGCGAACACCTGCGTCGCCGCGACGACTGGATCAACCTCGCCTTGCAGATCGGCCTGGTGCTGATGCCGCTGAACCCTGCCCTGCTATGGCTCAACCGCCGGATCGCCGAGCAGCGTGAACTGGCCTGTGACGCAGCCGTAGTCGCATCCACAGCGCAACCGCTAGCCTACGCAGCCTCGCTCACCCGCATAGCAGAGCAACGGATGCAGCAGAACGGCCTACGCCTCGCCCTCGCCGCCCTCGGTCGCAGGTCGGAACTAGCCCAACGAGTACACGCCCTGCTACGCGAACCAGCAGCCGCCTGGTCCCGCAAGCAGTCCACCGCCGCCTGCAGCCTAGCCGCATTCGCCCTACTAGCCGCATCAGCCGGACTAAGCCGCGTGCCCCACCTCATCCGAGTAGCCCCCGCCGAGATGGTGCAACCCGACGTGGCGGTAACGACGCCAGCCAAGGCGATTGAGCTGTATCACCAGAAGAGTGTGACTGCTACGCCCGAAGGCCGCATGGTTCCCGCTGCGTTTGAAGTACCGCCTGTGCGTAAGCCGGCGCATCCTGTAGCGAAGACGAAGTTGAAGCATGCAGAGGAAGCCACTGAGACGGTTGCTCCTAAGGCGAATACGCCGCGTTTTGTTCGCACCGCAGCGACGGTTATACGTAAGCCACGCATGATGAAGGCTGCCGAACAGGACGACATGCAGCCGCGCTTTATTACTACCGAGTTTGTTCAGCCCTATGTGGCCGTCCCCGTTCGCGGCGGATGGCTGCTCATCGAGTTGTAG
- the uvrA gene encoding excinuclease ABC subunit UvrA: MSISQITVRGARHHNLKNIDVTIPRNSLTVVTGLSGSGKSSLAFDTIYAEGQRRYVETLSAYARQFLDQMERPDVDSIDGLSPAISIEQKTTSRSPRSTVGTITEIYDYLRLLWASVGKPHCPQCGHEISRQSADQIVERIVALKPGERITVLAPIVRGRKGEFREELESLDQQGFRVRIDGEITEVTEGMRLEKRKNHTIEAIVDRVILKLDAEGKPDTRRLESSVQKALQMANGLVIIAIHGMDETLYSTSMACPDCGINVPKLEPRSFSFNSTYGACTECNGLGSIYDFDPGKTITDWSKPLLDGAMGPGSGSAYLLRLIKLFADKNKINLKVPFEDLSEANQKLLLYGPPRAEAGRTGFHGIFGYLRDTLEESKSDAFREYYMQYMSATECPACNGKRLRPESLAVKVDSQSISDFTSLALDDAMAKARNFHFTGREKLIADRLQKEVIERLEFLNAVGLSYLSLNRSAATLSGGEGQRIRLATQIGSRLRGVLYVLDEPSIGLHQRDNMKLIAAMENLRDLGNTVLVVEHDEDTIRKADYVLDLGPGAGKNGGHLIGAGTPEQIAANTESVTGKYISGEIDIRSNDAPRALSGKEIVVQGARGHNLKNVTVGFPLGALVVITGVSGSGKSTLVNDTLYRVLAKHLYRSKEEPQPHNRVTGIEQIDKAVEIDQSPIGRTPRSNPATYTGVFTQIRDYFAMLPESRERGYKSGRFSFNVQGGRCEGCQGDGQRRIEMNFLPDVYVLCDVCNGRRYNQETLSVKLNGYSIADILELSISDALDVLGDIPNIKQKLQTLVDVGLGYVHLGQSATTLSGGEAQRMKLAKELSKRQTGRTLYLLDEPTTGLHFDDVRKLLEVLQKLVDLGNSVLVIEHNLDVIRNADYLIDMGPEGGSGGGTVVASGTPEQVSKVAASHTGKFLAKLYRERPGSERAPAPAYVEPVVVKTEVANPTKFAPSAEERAARRKAAAKKSAEKSKAKKAAAKAAVKTSTKTATRTTRKKAE; this comes from the coding sequence ATGAGCATCTCCCAAATTACCGTACGCGGCGCCCGGCATCACAACCTGAAAAATATTGACGTCACCATCCCGCGGAACTCGCTGACGGTGGTCACCGGCCTGTCCGGATCGGGAAAAAGTTCCCTGGCATTCGACACAATTTACGCAGAGGGCCAGCGGAGGTACGTAGAAACTCTCTCCGCCTACGCGCGTCAGTTCCTCGACCAGATGGAGCGCCCTGACGTCGATTCCATCGATGGCCTCTCCCCGGCCATCTCCATCGAGCAGAAAACCACCTCGCGGTCCCCACGTTCCACCGTCGGCACCATCACGGAAATCTACGACTATCTGCGCCTCCTCTGGGCCAGCGTCGGCAAGCCACATTGCCCCCAGTGCGGCCATGAGATCAGCCGTCAGTCCGCCGACCAGATCGTCGAACGCATCGTCGCCCTCAAGCCCGGCGAACGCATCACCGTCCTCGCGCCCATCGTCCGCGGCCGCAAAGGCGAATTCCGCGAAGAACTCGAATCCCTCGACCAGCAGGGCTTCCGCGTCCGCATCGACGGCGAAATCACCGAAGTCACCGAGGGCATGCGCCTGGAGAAGCGCAAGAACCACACCATCGAAGCCATAGTCGACCGGGTCATCCTCAAGCTCGACGCCGAAGGCAAGCCCGACACCCGCCGCCTCGAATCCTCCGTCCAGAAAGCCCTGCAGATGGCTAACGGCCTCGTCATCATCGCCATCCACGGCATGGACGAGACGCTGTACTCCACCTCCATGGCCTGCCCCGACTGCGGCATCAACGTGCCAAAGCTGGAGCCGCGCTCGTTCTCCTTCAACTCCACCTACGGCGCCTGCACCGAGTGCAACGGCCTTGGCAGCATCTACGACTTCGATCCCGGCAAGACCATCACCGACTGGTCAAAGCCGCTGCTTGACGGCGCAATGGGCCCCGGCTCCGGTTCAGCGTACCTGCTGCGCCTCATCAAGCTCTTCGCCGACAAGAACAAGATCAACCTCAAAGTCCCCTTCGAAGACCTCTCTGAAGCGAACCAAAAGCTTCTGCTCTACGGCCCACCCCGCGCCGAAGCCGGACGCACCGGCTTCCACGGCATCTTCGGCTACCTCCGCGACACCCTCGAAGAGTCCAAGTCCGACGCCTTCCGCGAGTACTACATGCAGTACATGTCCGCGACGGAGTGCCCCGCCTGCAACGGCAAGCGCCTCCGCCCGGAATCCCTCGCCGTCAAGGTCGACAGCCAGTCCATCAGCGACTTCACCTCGCTCGCGCTGGACGACGCCATGGCCAAGGCCCGAAACTTCCACTTCACCGGCCGCGAAAAACTCATCGCCGACCGCCTGCAGAAGGAAGTCATCGAGCGCCTCGAATTCCTCAACGCGGTAGGACTCAGCTATCTCTCGCTCAACCGCAGCGCGGCAACGCTCAGCGGTGGCGAAGGCCAGCGCATCCGTCTCGCCACACAAATCGGATCACGCCTGCGCGGCGTCCTCTACGTACTCGACGAACCCAGCATCGGCCTCCACCAGCGCGACAACATGAAGCTCATCGCCGCCATGGAGAACCTCCGCGACCTCGGCAACACCGTACTCGTCGTCGAACACGACGAAGACACCATCCGTAAAGCCGACTACGTGCTCGACCTCGGTCCCGGCGCAGGCAAGAACGGCGGTCACCTCATCGGTGCAGGCACACCCGAACAGATCGCAGCCAACACCGAATCCGTCACCGGCAAATACATCTCAGGCGAAATCGATATCCGCAGCAACGACGCCCCGCGCGCCCTCAGCGGCAAAGAAATCGTCGTCCAGGGCGCCCGCGGACACAACCTGAAGAACGTCACCGTCGGCTTCCCTCTCGGCGCGCTCGTCGTCATCACCGGCGTCAGTGGCAGCGGCAAGAGCACGCTCGTCAACGACACCCTCTACCGCGTACTGGCCAAGCATCTCTACCGCAGCAAGGAAGAGCCGCAGCCACACAACCGTGTCACCGGCATCGAGCAGATCGACAAAGCCGTCGAAATCGACCAGTCCCCCATCGGCCGCACACCGCGCTCCAACCCGGCAACATACACCGGCGTCTTCACGCAGATCCGCGACTACTTCGCCATGCTGCCCGAGAGCCGCGAACGCGGCTATAAGTCCGGGCGCTTCTCCTTCAACGTGCAGGGTGGCCGCTGCGAAGGCTGCCAGGGCGATGGCCAGCGCCGCATCGAAATGAACTTCCTGCCCGACGTCTACGTCCTGTGCGACGTCTGCAACGGCCGTCGTTACAACCAGGAAACGCTCTCGGTAAAGCTCAACGGCTACTCCATCGCAGACATCCTCGAGCTGTCCATCTCCGACGCTCTCGACGTTCTCGGCGACATCCCCAACATCAAGCAGAAGCTGCAAACGCTCGTCGACGTAGGCCTCGGCTACGTTCACCTCGGCCAGTCCGCAACCACACTCAGTGGTGGCGAAGCCCAGCGCATGAAGCTGGCGAAAGAACTCTCCAAACGCCAGACAGGACGCACGCTTTACCTCCTCGACGAACCCACAACCGGCCTGCACTTCGACGATGTCCGCAAGCTCCTCGAAGTGCTGCAGAAGCTCGTCGACCTCGGCAACTCTGTCCTCGTCATCGAGCACAACCTTGACGTCATCCGCAACGCCGATTACCTCATCGACATGGGCCCCGAGGGCGGCTCAGGTGGTGGTACGGTAGTGGCATCCGGTACGCCGGAGCAGGTCAGCAAGGTAGCTGCGTCGCACACCGGCAAGTTCCTCGCCAAGCTGTACCGCGAGCGCCCCGGCAGTGAACGCGCACCAGCCCCGGCTTACGTCGAACCGGTAGTCGTGAAGACGGAAGTAGCGAACCCAACCAAGTTCGCACCCTCCGCAGAAGAACGCGCTGCACGCCGCAAGGCCGCAGCAAAGAAGTCTGCCGAGAAGAGCAAGGCCAAAAAAGCCGCAGCAAAAGCGGCCGTGAAGACGTCTACAAAGACAGCGACCAGGACGACAAGGAAGAAAGCCGAGTGA